The window GCCAAGCTCCCGGGCATCCAGATCGATCCAAGCCAGATTGAGACCAACATCGTGATCTTTGGAGCGCCTGATCCGGGTCGCTTTGTGCAGATTATGAGTGAAAACGGCGTGCTGTTGAGCCGGTCTGGAGCCAATGTGCGAGCCGTAACGCACTTAGGCGTAGACGAAGCGCAGATCGACAAGGCCATTCAGTTAGCGGCCTCGGTTCTCTAATTCCGTTGGGTTTGGGTATACTTCCTCGGTTTGAAATTGCCGAGCGCGCAGGGATGCGCGTTCTTTTCTGAGGAGGATTCGGACCCTTGCAACGCCATTTACTCTTTTTGGGATTGATCATACTGCTGGCCGTCGGCGCCGGCTGGGTTGTCAAAGAACAGCCCACTCGCCAGGGATTGGACGTTCGCGGCGGTCTTCGGATTCGCCTCAGAGCCGAGATCGATAAGCTTCCGCCGGCCGAACTTCAGCGTTGGAACAACGAGAGCATGGCCACGGTTCGCGGCATTCTCGAAAAGCGCATCGACATTTTGGGCGTTATCGATGCCTATGTCGGCGTCAAGGGTACGGACGAACTGATCGTCGAGCTGCCCGGATTTACCGACGAGGCCGAGGCGAGAAAACTGCTGCAGACTACTGCGAGACTGGAGTTCCGATACGCCAAGGACACGCGCAACCAGCGCATGCCCGGCGCGAGATACGAATTAGATCCGACCGAGGATGAAGCGGGCAACGAGGTCGTTCGATTGCGCGACATGAACGATCCGAAGGATCCGGGTCGGACGATCAAGGAGACCGACCCGGAATACGCCAAGATCATCGAGACTTGGCCCATGATCATCGCAGGCGGAGAGCTTCGCCGGGCGACGGTTCAGGCAACCGGAATGGGGCCGCCGAGCATCGCGCTCGACTTGACGAGCGAAGGCAAGGACAAGTTTGCCACGGCCACTTCCAAGTACATCGAGCAGAATATCGCGATTATCTTGGACGGTCGCATAATTTCGGCGCCTGTGGTGAGAAGCGGCAACCTGCGCGATCCGATCATCGAGGGCAACTACACGCCTGCCAGCGCCACCCAATTTGCTAAGCTCCTGACCGCCGGCGCATTGCCGGTTTCACTGGTCGAAGAGCAGATCATGCGGATCGAGCCGACCTTGGGCAGCCGCGCCTGGGAATCGATCATGCAAGCCGGCATGTGGGGCACCGGCATCATCGCGGTCTATATGCTCCTGTACTATCTGCTTCCCGGCTTCCTGTCGGTCATTGCCCTTTCGCTCTACATCGTCTTCTCGATCGCCCTGTTCAAGATGATGGGCGTTACCTTTTCGCTCCCCGCCATCGCTGGATTTATCTTGTCGATCGGCATGGCGGTCGATGCGAACATCCTGATCTTTGAACGCGTCAAGGAAGAACTTCGCTACGGCAAGACGCTGTTGGCCTCGATCGATGCGGGGTTCAAACGAGCGTTTACGGCAATCTTTGACTCTAACATGTGTACTATCATCACCTCGGGCTTCTTGTACTACTTTGGCACAGGTCCGGTGCAAGGCTTCGCTACTACGCTAGCGCTCGGTGTGGTCATCAGTTTCTTCACGGCGATCACCTGTACTCGGACACTGTTGTACGCGCTGGTCGCCCTGGGCGTGCATCCCGATCCCAAGTGGTTCGGACTAAGGCGCCAATTCGGTGTGGACGTGATTCACGAGGAAGGCGAACGAAAGAAGGGCTTTGATTTTGTCGGCCGCCGAAAGCTCTGGTACGGCATCAGCGCGGCGATGGTGCTGGTGGGCCTGGTGGCTTGGCTCGGCTTGGGCGGTTTGAAGTTCGGCATCGACTTTGCGGGCGGCAGCGAACTGATCGTCAAGTCGGAGCGTCCCATTACTTCGAGCCTGGGCGAGGTCGAACGGCTCTTGCGCGGCGCCGGCTATCAGCGGACCAGCGCGCAGTTTGCCGAGGGCAATCAGCAATTGATCCTTCACATTGCGGACGGTAAGGAAGAGGATCGCGCCAAGGTCATGGAGGCGCTGAAACCGCTTGGAACCTTGGAAGAGGTCAGCTACGCCGCGATCAGTGCCCGAGTTCGGGACGAGATTGTGTACAACGCGCTCCTGGCGGTTATTTTGTCGCTCGGCTTCATCATGTTCTACATCACCATTCGCTTTGCGATAGAGGGCGGCTGGACGGGTCTCAAGTTTGGCGTTTGCGCGCTGATCGCGACCTTTCACGACGCTTTGGTGGTGGTGGGCGCGGCGGCATTGTTCGGCTATCTGCTCAACTGGCAGGTCAATTCGCTCTTTTTGACCGCCATTCTAACCCTGATCGGATTTTCGGTACACGATACGATCGTCGTATTCGACCGCATCCGAGAGAACCTAAAGCATCGTCAACGGGGCGAGCAGTTCGAACAGATCGTCAACAAGAGCATCTTGCAGACGCTCGCACGCTCGATCAATACGACCTTGACCGTGGTGTTCGCGGTGGGCGCGCTGCTCTTCTTTGGCTCGGTTTCGCACGACCTGCGGCACTTTTATGTGGCGATGCTCGTTGGTCTGATCAGCGGTACGTACTCGTCCATTTTTAACGCCAGCCAGTTGATCATCGATTGGGACAACATGCGGCGCCGCTCTGCCGAGCGGCAAGCCTCCGCGATGACCGCAACGGCCACGGGCAAGCCCATGCAAGCAACGCCCAAGGCAGGCGTTGACAGATCGGACGAAGAGGCTAAGTCTGCCTCCGCGGCCAAGTCGGCGCCCAGCAAGCCCGCCAAGCGCAAGCGACGGTACTAAATCAAGTCCGGCATGGCGCGTTATCAGTGGCGTCTGACGCCTAAGAACGATCATCGGGCGCACGCCCTTTCGTCTGAACTGGGCGTTTCCGAAGTCGTCGCTTCGTTGCTTCTGAATCGCGGCATCAAAGACGTTGACGAAGCGAGGCGCTTTCTAGAGCCGGACTACGAGCACTTAGCCGACCCCTTGCTATTGCCCGATGCCAGGTTGGCGGTTCAACGACTTGTCAGAGCGGTCAAAGACAAGGAGACGATCGTCGTTTTTGGCGACTACGACTGCGACGGAGTCACCTCGACCGCGCTTTGGAAGGACTGCCTCGAACGCTTGGGCGCCAAGGTTGCGGCCATTCTCCCCAGTCGGAGCGCGGACGGCTATGGCCTGAACGCTTCCTCTATTGCGAGCGCGAGGGAGATTGGCTCTAAGCTGATCATAACCTGCGACTGCGGCTCAACGGCGCATCAGGTGATCGAGCAGGCCGCGTCCTACGGCATCGAGACCATTGTTACCGACCATCACCAACTGGGCGACGACCTTCCCAAGGCGCTGGCCGTCGTCAATCCCCATCGCACCGACAACCAATATCCCTTTGAGCATTTGAGCGGCGTCGGCGTTTCGTTTCGACTGGCAGAGGCTCTCGCGATCGAGCTAGGGCTTCCGATCCATAACTTTCGAAAAAGATACATCGACCTAGCGGCAATTGGCACGGTCGCGGACGTTATGCCCCTCATCGGCGAAAATCGCATCTTTGCCAAGGCTGGGACCGAGGCGCTGTCAAATCCCGATCGGCCAGGGCTGAGGGCGCTGAAGCGTTTGGCCGGGCTGAGCAGCGCCGTCGATCCGCGGGCAATCGGCTTTGTCATCGGCCCACGGTTGAACGCCGCCGGGCGCATGGATCATGCCAGCCTCGCGCTTCAGTTGCTTTTGACCAAGGATGAAGAAGAATCGCTAGCCTTGGCGGAACGACTAGAGCGACAAAACTCGGATAGACAACACATCCAGCAGGAGGCCCTGGCCGAGGCCGAGGCGCAGATCGAACAGGATAGCCTGATGAACGAAAAGGCTATCTTGGTTAAAGCCGACGGCTGGCATATGGGCATTATCGGCATTGTCGCCGGGCGATTGGCCAATAAACATGCCCGTCCAGTGTTCGTGATGACATCCGATGCCGACGGCCGCGATTATGTGGGCAGCATCCGAAGCGGAGGTCGGGTGGACATAAGACCGATCTTAGAAGCCCTTTCGCCGCTATGCACTAAGTCTGGAGGGCACCCCCATGCGGGCGGCTTCAGCATTCAGGGCGACAAGATTGACGAGTTTGCCGAGCGACTTCGCGAAACCTCAATCGCGCTCATTCCGGACGAAGCGCTTGTCCCAATTCTCAACGTCGATGGCGAGGTCGATGCGCCTGAGGCCAATTTGCGCCTCTTAGAAGAGCTCGATCGGATGGCGCCGTTCGGCCATGGCAACGAGAGGCCGACGTTCGTGTCGCGCAATGTTCGAGTTTTGGCCAGCCGACCGACCAAGGACGACAAGCACCTTCAACTGAGCCTTATCGGCGATCGCGGCATTCCCATAAAGGGCATCGCGTTCGGCATGGGCTCGATTCCTATTGCCGCCGGCTCGACTGTAGACGTTGCTTACCAGTTAGAGTTAGACGAGTTCAACGGCAACCGCAACGCTCAGTGGAACATACAGGACGTTGAGATCAAGTCGTAGGAAAAGTCGGCATCATCCGCATCAGCCAGATCTGGCCGGTATGGTAGCTGGCGTGCTGGGCAAGCCGAACTAAGCCCTCGCTTCCTCGCACCGTGTCGCCGATCGGGCTGGTGATCGGCCTGCTCAGCATCTCTTCCGATGCGATCAAGAACACGGGCTCAATGCGTCCGGCAGCTTTGCCCAGCGCCGACTCGATTGCGTCTCCAGTAAACTCGGTTTCTGGGATTGGGAAAGCGCCTTCTCTCAGGAATCCCATGATGACCGCTTGATCGATGGCTCGGTCGGCTTCGGTGGTCGGCTCGGGCCAACCTACGATCCGATTAGCCCAGTAATGCTCCGCCCCGGCAATGTGATAGAGAATTTCGGCAATGTTGTGCCCGCCTTCGTACGGCCGCCAGCGCAATTGCTCGTCCGAAATCCCCTCGATCGATTGAGCCAGGCGAACCCTTCCAAACTTCCATACTTCGTGAAGCTCCCTCATAGCGCGATTATACCGGTGGTATCATTCCGGCCAGCATGAGCGTTGAAGCCCTGCCTGCAGAGGAATCGCCCGACCTCGACCGCGACCGACACAACCGCAAAGCGCGGCGCATCGGACGCGCCATTCACTGGTTTACTCGGCTGCTGCTGGCAACCGTAAGGATAGAGGTCGATGGCGAGAACAACCTGCTGCCCGTAGAACAGGCCGGCGGCCAGTTAGCGCTTTGGCACGGTCGCACGATGCTCGGCATTTACCGCTTTGCCCATCGTAACTGGTGGGCGATGATTTCGCAATCCAAAGATGGGGAGATTCAAAAGAACGTGGTCGAGTCGTTTGGGTTCAACACCATTCGGGGCTCGACTGGGCGCGGCGGTGTAAGAGCCGCGCTGCAAGCCTCGCGCAAGATCAAAGAGGGCGCGTTCTTTGCTTTGACGCCGGACGGTCCGCGCGGGCCGCATCAAAAGGTGCAGCAAGGGGTCCTCTTTATCGCTCAAAAGTCGGGCAGTCCTATCGTGCCCACGGGGATCGCCGCCAACCGATTCTGGGCAATGAAGTCTTGGGATTCCTATATGATTCCAAAACCGTTTTCTCGCGCGGCCATCGTGTTTCTGCCTCCAATTTCCGTTCCGGCAGAGGCGGACGAAGCGACATTGGCCGAGATCGCGATCGAACTGGAAAACGCCATCAACGAAGCACAGGCCAAGGCCGAGAGGATCGTTCGAGGAGAGCGTTGATTCTCGTTTACAACATTGCGCTTCTGCTGACCGCACCGATTTGGCTGGCCTACGCCCTCTACCGCATAATCTTTGGCACATGGCGCAGCGATTGGCAACACCGTTTTGGCTTTGTGCCTCGCTCCTCGCGCCCCTCGGTTTGGATTCATGCGGTCTCTGTCGGCGAGATGATCGCTGCCATCCCTGTAATCAAAGCTCTGCGCAAGCAACGTCCGCAATCCTACATTGTGCTGACGACCACAACGCCCGGAGGGCGCGAAATCGCAGACAGACAGGCCGCCGAGTGGGTCGACCAAATCGCCTACTTCCCTCTCGACCCCTTTGCCTGGATCGGCGTTCGCCGGATTCGCCCAACCGTGCTGGCTCTGATGGAATCTGAGTTCTGGCTAAACGCTCAGTGGTTTGCTAAACGGCAAGGAGCCACGGTACTCTTGTTGAACGGTCGGGTCTCGGATCGTACCTATCGGCGCGCTCCCCGGTTTCGATTCTATTACCGGGCGGCATTAGGACTGATCGATCAAGCGCTCGCACAAACTCAGACCGATGCCGACCGTCTTACAGCGCTAGGCGCCGATGCCGCCAGAACCGTCGTCGCCGGAAACACAAAGTTCGACGAAGCGTTAGACGAGACGGAAAGCGGCGCGCAATGGAAAACCACGCTTGGGCTGCCGCCAGAATCCAAACTCTTGGTAACGGGAAGCTCGCGCAGCCGCATGGAGGACGATCTGGCCATTAGAGCCTTCGTTGTAATAGCCAAGGCCGTTCCATCTCTGCGGCTGTTGCTCGCGCCGCGCCATCTCGACCGAGTCGAAGAATGCCTGGCGGCCTGCCGAGAGGCCGGGCTTTCGGCTGTTCGTCGCTCTGCAATCAGTGGCCCGCACGATCATCCCGTGATCGTTTTGGACACTTTTGGCGAGCTTTCCCGCATCTATTCGGCGGCAGAAATCGCCATCATCGGCGGCGGTTTCGAGCCTTTTGGCGGACAGAATCTGATCCAGCCATTGGCGCGCGGCGCCCCGGTCATTTTTGGCCCGCACATGCACAACTTTCGCGATGCCGCCCACATGGCCAAGAGCGAAGGCGCGGGGTTTGAAACAAACTCCGCTGACGAAACGGCAAAACTGTGCATCCGAATTTTGACCGACGACGCGCTAAGGCTCTCCCTATCTGAGAAGGCAAGGCGCTTAGCAAAAGCCAATCAGGGCGCGTCCGAACGATGTATCGCGGCAATCTCGGCAACGCTCAGCGACTAATCGCCGTCGCCTTTGATAGCGGGAGCCATCTGCTCTTCGGGTTCGTATTATAAATCTGAAGAGAGGTATACTATAAACGCCATGAGCTACGACCGACTGGCTGTTCGGCTCATCCTCTGGATGGCTCTGGCCCTCATGGGGTTAGGTCTCGGATGTCGCCGCGCAGTCGTCTGGAACGCTAAGCAAGAAGTCGAAATTGGCAAGCAAGGCTCTGCCGAAATCGAGAAGGAATACAAGCTCGACAAGAACCCCGCTCGCGTCCGACTGGTCGATGGAATCGGATCGCGATTGGTCAAGGTTGCCGGCAAGAAGGAATACGCTTATACCTTCAAGGTGCTCGACCTGGACGACATCAACGCCGTCTCTTTGCCGGGCGGCCCGATCTATGTTTTTAGGGGCCTCATCGAGGCTGCGAGCGACGAGGACGAGGTTTCCGGCGTAGTGGGGCATGAGCTAGGCCACATTAACGCCCGACACATCAACAAGCAACAGACCAAGCGCTTGGCCATCAACCTTGCCGTCCTGATCGGCACAAAAGGTCGCCCAAGCGATCTGACGGACATCGGATCGGCGCTGTTGATGCTCCAATACAGCCGCGACGACGAGTACGAAGCCGACAGGCTCGGCATCGAGTACAACTACAAAGCCGGATACGATCCCCACGGGATCGTGCGGTTCTTCGAGCGATTGCAAAAGCTTGAAAAAGGCGGCGACAAAGGCATCTTGGCCAACCTGCGCTCGCATCCTTTGACCGAAAACCGCATCTGGCGGGCGCAAGAGCACATAGCCAAAGTTACTGGAACGCCCGCGCCTCCTAAGCCGGGGGGCAAAAAGTGAGAGTTGCCGCCGTCATCCCGGCATACAACGAAGAGCGCCGGATCGAGCGCGTGCTAGAGGCGGTTTGCCAAGCCGACTGTTTGGATGAGATCATTGTCGTGAACGACGGCAGCCAAGACAACACGGCAGAAGTCGCCTCTAGGTTTTCGGGCGTGCGCGTGCTGGACCTCCCTCGCAACAAGGGCAAGGGCGGCGCGCTCTTCGCAGGAGTCTCAGCAACCGATGCGCCCGTCGTTCTCTTCCTGGACGCCGACCTGATCGGCCTCAAACCCGAGCACATCGAGGCAATCGTCGAACCCGTAGTCGCCAGTCAATGCGCTATGGCTATCGGCGTTTTCCGTGGCGGCCGATTTCTGACCGATTGGGCGCAGCGCCTCGCCCCCATGATCAGCGGCCAGCGCGCGCTAAAACGCGAGATTTTCCTAAGCATCCCGGGCGTGGAAGAGGCTCGAATGGGCGTCGAGGTCGCAATGACGCTTCGCGCTAAGCAGACTCGATGCACCTTGGCGATGATCCCGGTCTCGGGCATCACGCACACTATGAAGGAAGAAAAGCTCGGTTGGTTGAAAGGCACTGCGGCACGGTGGCGAATGTACTATGAAATCTTCCGCACTGTTGCTCGCATGAGCGCCATCAGCCGCGCCCAGCGCCGCCTGCGAAAAAGCAACTTGGATTGACCCCTCCTTGGGCATGATTCAGTCGTGGAAAACGCTACCCTGCTTCCCCGCTTTGAGGCCGCTACCACCCACGAGAGCCTTGAGGATTATAGGGGCAAGCGGCTCGCGCTCTTCTCTCATCCGGCCGATTTCACGCCGGTCTGCACGACCGAGTTTTTAGCGTTCAGCCGATGCCCGGGTTGCGAACGAAGCCAACAACAGTGTCGTGGACTGGTATTTCACTACTAACGAGACGGCGGGATAGGGAAAGAACGCTCAAGCCATTTGAGATCGTTGGGCATGTAGGGGCTGCGCGCACGGCGTTGCCCCTGGGAACTTGAAGTCGATAGACTGCGTCAAAAAAAACGGAGGTGCTATATAAGTGATTCGATTTCTCGTCGTATGTCTTGTCGGCTTAGCC of the Armatimonadota bacterium genome contains:
- the secD gene encoding protein translocase subunit SecD, which encodes MQRHLLFLGLIILLAVGAGWVVKEQPTRQGLDVRGGLRIRLRAEIDKLPPAELQRWNNESMATVRGILEKRIDILGVIDAYVGVKGTDELIVELPGFTDEAEARKLLQTTARLEFRYAKDTRNQRMPGARYELDPTEDEAGNEVVRLRDMNDPKDPGRTIKETDPEYAKIIETWPMIIAGGELRRATVQATGMGPPSIALDLTSEGKDKFATATSKYIEQNIAIILDGRIISAPVVRSGNLRDPIIEGNYTPASATQFAKLLTAGALPVSLVEEQIMRIEPTLGSRAWESIMQAGMWGTGIIAVYMLLYYLLPGFLSVIALSLYIVFSIALFKMMGVTFSLPAIAGFILSIGMAVDANILIFERVKEELRYGKTLLASIDAGFKRAFTAIFDSNMCTIITSGFLYYFGTGPVQGFATTLALGVVISFFTAITCTRTLLYALVALGVHPDPKWFGLRRQFGVDVIHEEGERKKGFDFVGRRKLWYGISAAMVLVGLVAWLGLGGLKFGIDFAGGSELIVKSERPITSSLGEVERLLRGAGYQRTSAQFAEGNQQLILHIADGKEEDRAKVMEALKPLGTLEEVSYAAISARVRDEIVYNALLAVILSLGFIMFYITIRFAIEGGWTGLKFGVCALIATFHDALVVVGAAALFGYLLNWQVNSLFLTAILTLIGFSVHDTIVVFDRIRENLKHRQRGEQFEQIVNKSILQTLARSINTTLTVVFAVGALLFFGSVSHDLRHFYVAMLVGLISGTYSSIFNASQLIIDWDNMRRRSAERQASAMTATATGKPMQATPKAGVDRSDEEAKSASAAKSAPSKPAKRKRRY
- the recJ gene encoding single-stranded-DNA-specific exonuclease RecJ, whose product is MARYQWRLTPKNDHRAHALSSELGVSEVVASLLLNRGIKDVDEARRFLEPDYEHLADPLLLPDARLAVQRLVRAVKDKETIVVFGDYDCDGVTSTALWKDCLERLGAKVAAILPSRSADGYGLNASSIASAREIGSKLIITCDCGSTAHQVIEQAASYGIETIVTDHHQLGDDLPKALAVVNPHRTDNQYPFEHLSGVGVSFRLAEALAIELGLPIHNFRKRYIDLAAIGTVADVMPLIGENRIFAKAGTEALSNPDRPGLRALKRLAGLSSAVDPRAIGFVIGPRLNAAGRMDHASLALQLLLTKDEEESLALAERLERQNSDRQHIQQEALAEAEAQIEQDSLMNEKAILVKADGWHMGIIGIVAGRLANKHARPVFVMTSDADGRDYVGSIRSGGRVDIRPILEALSPLCTKSGGHPHAGGFSIQGDKIDEFAERLRETSIALIPDEALVPILNVDGEVDAPEANLRLLEELDRMAPFGHGNERPTFVSRNVRVLASRPTKDDKHLQLSLIGDRGIPIKGIAFGMGSIPIAAGSTVDVAYQLELDEFNGNRNAQWNIQDVEIKS
- a CDS encoding DinB family protein — protein: MRELHEVWKFGRVRLAQSIEGISDEQLRWRPYEGGHNIAEILYHIAGAEHYWANRIVGWPEPTTEADRAIDQAVIMGFLREGAFPIPETEFTGDAIESALGKAAGRIEPVFLIASEEMLSRPITSPIGDTVRGSEGLVRLAQHASYHTGQIWLMRMMPTFPTT
- a CDS encoding lysophospholipid acyltransferase family protein; translation: MSVEALPAEESPDLDRDRHNRKARRIGRAIHWFTRLLLATVRIEVDGENNLLPVEQAGGQLALWHGRTMLGIYRFAHRNWWAMISQSKDGEIQKNVVESFGFNTIRGSTGRGGVRAALQASRKIKEGAFFALTPDGPRGPHQKVQQGVLFIAQKSGSPIVPTGIAANRFWAMKSWDSYMIPKPFSRAAIVFLPPISVPAEADEATLAEIAIELENAINEAQAKAERIVRGER
- a CDS encoding M48 family metalloprotease; amino-acid sequence: MSYDRLAVRLILWMALALMGLGLGCRRAVVWNAKQEVEIGKQGSAEIEKEYKLDKNPARVRLVDGIGSRLVKVAGKKEYAYTFKVLDLDDINAVSLPGGPIYVFRGLIEAASDEDEVSGVVGHELGHINARHINKQQTKRLAINLAVLIGTKGRPSDLTDIGSALLMLQYSRDDEYEADRLGIEYNYKAGYDPHGIVRFFERLQKLEKGGDKGILANLRSHPLTENRIWRAQEHIAKVTGTPAPPKPGGKK
- a CDS encoding glycosyltransferase family 2 protein, which codes for MRVAAVIPAYNEERRIERVLEAVCQADCLDEIIVVNDGSQDNTAEVASRFSGVRVLDLPRNKGKGGALFAGVSATDAPVVLFLDADLIGLKPEHIEAIVEPVVASQCAMAIGVFRGGRFLTDWAQRLAPMISGQRALKREIFLSIPGVEEARMGVEVAMTLRAKQTRCTLAMIPVSGITHTMKEEKLGWLKGTAARWRMYYEIFRTVARMSAISRAQRRLRKSNLD
- a CDS encoding redoxin domain-containing protein, producing the protein MENATLLPRFEAATTHESLEDYRGKRLALFSHPADFTPVCTTEFLAFSRCPGCERSQQQCRGLVFHY